GAAGGTGTGTGATCAGGATGAGTTGGTGGTTAGAGGCCAAATTTCGAAGTTTCCGAGCCACATCCATCGCAATCTCTCCTCCTAAACCGGAATCGATCTCATCGAATATTAACACTCTCAGATGCGATTCACCTCCAAGGATGGAACGAATCGCAAGCATCACCCTCGAAACTTCTCCCCCGGATGCAATTTTTCGAAGTGGTCTCGGCTTTTCCCCCGGATTGGGGCTAAAATAGAATTCTAATTGATCCAATCCAGTTTCGTTTACGATATAACTTTTTCCCGAAGCGGAAATTTCTCCATCCGGGCTAGGCTCCCAACGGAGAACAACCTGCACCGCCGCGCCCGACATTCCCAGATGTTCCAATTCGGATTTGAGAGAAGATTCAAAACGAACAAGAGATTCCCTTCTCGCCTTGGAAAGTTGAATCGAAAGAGAACCAAGTCTTGCGGTGACTTTCTCAACTTCCACCTCCATCGATTCCTTGTTCTTTGAATTTTTTTCCATCGCTTCCAATTCTTGTTCTGCTTTTCTCTTACAATCCAAAATCTCAGAGAGATCGGAGCCGTATTTCTTCTTTAATTTGGAAATCAGGTCCAGTCTGGATTGCACGAATTGCAAACGATCCGGTGAAAAGAAAATTTCTTCTTTTTCATCCAACACGGAAGAATTGATTTCCTTCAGCTGGATATAAATTTCCTGAAGAGAATCCAAGGTCTTTCCAAAGTCCGGCTGAATCGATTTGATCTTTTCCGCCGCGCTCAAAAGTCTCGGAAACGAAGGAAGAATTGCCGATTCGGAATCTGCGAGATACGAAGAAAGAATTTCAAAATTCTCGGCTAACAGTTCTCCGTGCGCTAAGAGACGTTCTTCTTTGCTTAAACTCTCCTCTTCTCCGTCTTTCAAATCCGCTTCTTTGATTTCCCGAATTTGAAACGAAAGAAATTCGATTCGTTTGGACTTCTCTTCCTCATTCTTCCGCAATTCTTCCAAACGTTTTTTTAAACTTTTGTATGTTAAAAAACATTCCTTCACCTGATTGCGAAGCGGAATCAAACCCGCGTGCAAATCGATGATGTCGAGCTGTTCGCTCCGATCCAAAAGAAGAATCTGATCGTTTTGATTGTGGACTTCCGCGAGCAATTCTCCCAGTCCTCTGAGAGTCGTAGAAGAAGCCAAGGATTGGTTGATCAAGATGCGAGACTTCCCATCTCGACTGCATTCTCGATGCAATGTAAGCTCTTTGGAATCGGCAGGAAAACCTTTCTCTTTGAGCCAATCCAAGGCGATCGGATTTTGAGAAAGGTCGAAAACCCCTTCCAATACGTATTTGGCCGCGCCGGTCCGAATTTCCATCGGACTACTCTTTCCGCCCAAGAGAGAAGAAATCGCGTCCAAGATCAGGGACTTCCCGGCTCCCGTTTCTCCCGTGATCACCGTCATTCCTTTTTGAAAATCAATACAGGCCTCTTCTATGAGAGCAAAATCTCTTATATTCAGGGTTTTGAGCATACTTACCTCGAGATACTAAACAAATTATACCCTTCATATAACTGCTATACATATGGTAGCAAGTATTTTTTTATTCAAAATCCTTTTTTTGGGTTAAAAAAATCTAAATTCTTCTCCGGATCGATTTCCGCCAAACACGCGCTAACGATTTGGTATTAGGAATCCATTACTCGTTTGATTTTCTTTTGTAAAGGAAAACGGCTCGTAACGTAGAATCCGATCCGAATAAAAAATCGCGACCGCCAAGGAAACATTCTAAATTTTGAATTCTATTGTTTTCTTTCCGAAATCAAACAAAGAAAGTGCCGGATCTACTTTGAAGAATTCTACTTTATGATAATTTTATGGTGTTCTTATGCCTATTTCCTTATAAATAAAACAAAACTTCCTTTCTTATAGAAAATGAACTTTGAAATCGATCGATTTCTGATTTTAGGATCTATTCTTTCCTTCTCTTTTCAATCTTTGAAAAAAAAAGGTTCACGAAAGGTTAATGTACAAGCCGTTACCTTGCAAAAAGAATTCGGGAATTCCGATTTCGAACGGAGTAAAAGAATGAGTTTGGATTTTCGAGGATTTACCCGATTTTTAGAATATCGTAATTCTGGAATTTGATTGATTCAATCTCTTTGTCATCGAAACTGACAGAGAAAATTGATAAGCGTCCGGAATCAACGGGGATAGAAAGAAATATGGCAAAAAGTTTTCAAGACTTAGATCAAAAACTGAGCGAACTCATTCAAACACGTTCCCGAATCACAGTTCAATCCTCCCGGATGAACTCCAAACTTGAAAAATATGTACTTCGAATCATAACGGAAATTCTCGCCAAAGTCGGACAAAGCCGTTATGTCGAGATGTTGTACACCATCACCAAGGAAATGTCCATCAACGGAGTGAAAGCAAATCAAAAGAGAGTTTTCTTTGAAGACGAAGGCTTGGATATTCGCAATCCGGAAGAATACGAAAAAGGTGTCGCCGCTTTCAAAGCGAAGTTTTCGGAAAGAATGGCGGACGAATATGGCAAGAGATGTCTTGCTCGTGGAATTTCTGTAAAATTAAACATTACTTATACGTTGGACGGTATCGTCGTTGAAGTCACAAACAACACTCCGGTAATCGCTGAAGAACAGGAAAGGATGCGGGAGAAAATGAGAAAGGCGATGGGTTACAACGATATCGCTGAATTCTACATGGATAACATGGATAATACGGAAGGAGCGGGTCTTGGTATCGCTTTGATCATGATTCTATTAAAAAGTGAGAATATAGATCCGCACCTATTTCGTATCATGACTCACGAACACGAAACCGTTGCGAGGGTCGAAATTCCGTTTTCTGAAAATTATATCAGCATTCGAAGTAAGGAATTAAAGGAAAATAATCTTGGAAATCAAAGGTAAAACTGTTTTAGTCACCGGCTCCGCCGGTGGTTTGGGAAAAGCAATGGCGGAACATTTCGCCAAAAGAGGGGCAAAAATCGTCCTTTCAGACATATCTGAAGAAAAATTAAAAGAAGCTGAAAACGATATCAAGTCACTTGGTGCCGAAGTGTTTTCTTTTAAAGCGGACGTATCCAAAGAAGAAGATGCAGAAAAGCTTATGAAGGCCGCGGTAAGTCAGTTCGGCAGTTTAGATGTCGCCGTTCTCAATGCGGGAATTTTAAGAGACGGTCTTCTTGTGAAAACGGATAAAGAAACCGGCAAAGTAGTCTCCAAAATGTCATTAGCAAATTGGCAATCGGTCATCGACGTTAACCTCACCGGAGTGTTTCTTACCGGAAGAGAAGCCGCGATTCAGATGATCGAAAGTAAAAGCAAAGGTGTCATCATTCCGATCGCTTCCGTCGCGATGCACGGTAACCCGGGTCAGACAAATTATTCCGCGGCGAAAGCGGGTGTTGCCGCAATGACAAAACTATGGGCAAAAGAGTTAAGTAGATACGGCATTCGTGTGGCAGGAATCGCACCGGGATTTATAAAAACAGAGATGGTTATGAAAGACATGAATCCAGAAGCGTTAAAAAAATGGGAATCTCTAATACCGATTGGTAGATTAGGAGAACCTTATGAAATCGCGATGACTGCAGAGTTCATTGCTAACAATGATTTAGTGTCCGGAGTTGTATTAGAAATTTCAGGTGGAGTAAAAATTTAATCGGAAATCGATTTTTTCAGAAAAGAACTTTACACTAAGAGAAAATTATAATATAATTGACTGTAATTTATTGAATTAAGTCTTTATGGTTTACTAAAGCTGAATAAACGTAATTCAATAATCCAGTCTAAAGAGAAAAGCATCTTCTTCTTTTAGAAATCTAAAAAAGAGTAAAACAATGTCTAAAGAAAAATCAGTATTAAAGAAAACCCAGTTAGAATCGGCAATTCGCGGAATCAAGGGGATCGCACACCCAGACCGTCTGCAGATTCTTTTCTTCCTCTCTCAAAAAGAACACAGCGTAGGCGAACTTGTAGATTTACTTGGAATCAGCCAATCTGCGGCTTCTCAACATTTGAGTAAAATGAAAATCAACGGAATCCTTTCCAGCAGAAAAGAATCCAATCAGGTTTTCTATTACTTAAAAGACGGTAAATACAAGGATTTGATCCGTACAATCGTAAAAATCTACGGTTGATTTTCGAAAACGTATTCAAAATCCATTATGTACCCTCTTCCTGATCGAGGAGGGTTACATACTCTTTCACCGCTTCCTTTAACGACGTAAATCCTTCGCTATAACCGGTTTTTAGCAGTTTTGTAGTGTCTGCACATGTAAAGTACTGATACTTTGCTTTGAGGCTTTCGGGCATTTCCGTGTATTCAATGTTCTTTGGCAATCCGAGAGTTTCGAAAATCGCGGATACAAGGTCGTTCCAAGTCTCAGCCACACCTCTTCCCAGATTATAAAGCCCCCCATGACCGCCAAACGCGAGATAGGCGGTGATCTTCGCCGCATCTTTTGCGTAGAGGAAGTCGCGTTTTTGTTCCCCGTCCTTATATTCCTGCCTGTAGGATTTAAAAAGTTTGATCTTTCCTTCCTTTTTAATCTGTTCGTAGCCCTTAAGAACCACGCTCCTCATGTCATCTTTATGACCTTCCCCATAACCGAATACGTTGAAGTATTTGATTCCGGTAATCCTATTGAGGAACGAATGTTTTTTTGCATAAAGGTCAAACATATGTTTGGAATATCCGTACATGTTCAATGGTTTGAGCGCTTCGATATCCCCTTTATCGTCATAACCGTTTGCTCCGTCCCCGTAGGTCGCCGCAGAGGATGCGTAGACAAAACGAACTCCGTTTTTGAGCGATTCCTTTGCGAGAAGTTTCGTATACTCGAAATTATTTTGGATCAGATAAGAAGCGTCCGTTTCGGTCGTCGACGAACATGCGCCCAAATGAAAAAGAATATCATAATCTTTGAATAGACTCGAGCGAATCGCAAGTTCCAAAAAATGGTCCTTTTCCAGATAATCGGAATATTTCTTTCCCACTAAATTCTTCCATTTGGAGGAATTTCCGAGATGATCGACGACCAAAATATCGTCGATTCCTTGGCGATTGAGCTCCTCAATCAAATTGGATCCGATGAGTCCCGCACCGCCTGTGACTATACATCTTTTTTTCGTCATAGAATTCTAATTTCCTAAAGAGAGTCTAAGAGTCTACCAAATCTGTCGTCCACCCTTTTCACAGTCTGCTCGTCCGGCTCCGTCAAAGGAGGATACCAATCCTTGAGTCGAGAATCGATTACGACGGGAGGATATAAACCTGGGTGATTTCGGATTAATTTCGTGTCCGCGTAGATATCTCCGGCCGGTTCGAAACGTGTGAATATCGACCATATAAAATCGTGATCCGAACGAGTCGCGTCTTTGGAATCGTCTACGATAAAAACGAGCAAAAATTCCTGTATGCAT
This window of the Leptospira stimsonii genome carries:
- a CDS encoding SDR family oxidoreductase, with product MEIKGKTVLVTGSAGGLGKAMAEHFAKRGAKIVLSDISEEKLKEAENDIKSLGAEVFSFKADVSKEEDAEKLMKAAVSQFGSLDVAVLNAGILRDGLLVKTDKETGKVVSKMSLANWQSVIDVNLTGVFLTGREAAIQMIESKSKGVIIPIASVAMHGNPGQTNYSAAKAGVAAMTKLWAKELSRYGIRVAGIAPGFIKTEMVMKDMNPEALKKWESLIPIGRLGEPYEIAMTAEFIANNDLVSGVVLEISGGVKI
- a CDS encoding ArsR/SmtB family transcription factor, giving the protein MSKEKSVLKKTQLESAIRGIKGIAHPDRLQILFFLSQKEHSVGELVDLLGISQSAASQHLSKMKINGILSSRKESNQVFYYLKDGKYKDLIRTIVKIYG
- the recN gene encoding DNA repair protein RecN, giving the protein MLKTLNIRDFALIEEACIDFQKGMTVITGETGAGKSLILDAISSLLGGKSSPMEIRTGAAKYVLEGVFDLSQNPIALDWLKEKGFPADSKELTLHRECSRDGKSRILINQSLASSTTLRGLGELLAEVHNQNDQILLLDRSEQLDIIDLHAGLIPLRNQVKECFLTYKSLKKRLEELRKNEEEKSKRIEFLSFQIREIKEADLKDGEEESLSKEERLLAHGELLAENFEILSSYLADSESAILPSFPRLLSAAEKIKSIQPDFGKTLDSLQEIYIQLKEINSSVLDEKEEIFFSPDRLQFVQSRLDLISKLKKKYGSDLSEILDCKRKAEQELEAMEKNSKNKESMEVEVEKVTARLGSLSIQLSKARRESLVRFESSLKSELEHLGMSGAAVQVVLRWEPSPDGEISASGKSYIVNETGLDQLEFYFSPNPGEKPRPLRKIASGGEVSRVMLAIRSILGGESHLRVLIFDEIDSGLGGEIAMDVARKLRNLASNHQLILITHLQQIASAANDHLKISKFVEGGRTFSKAEFLSLEERTLELARMISGQRVSKGALEHAKELLKKQAV
- a CDS encoding histidine kinase, which encodes MAKSFQDLDQKLSELIQTRSRITVQSSRMNSKLEKYVLRIITEILAKVGQSRYVEMLYTITKEMSINGVKANQKRVFFEDEGLDIRNPEEYEKGVAAFKAKFSERMADEYGKRCLARGISVKLNITYTLDGIVVEVTNNTPVIAEEQERMREKMRKAMGYNDIAEFYMDNMDNTEGAGLGIALIMILLKSENIDPHLFRIMTHEHETVARVEIPFSENYISIRSKELKENNLGNQR
- the rfaD gene encoding ADP-glyceromanno-heptose 6-epimerase, coding for MTKKRCIVTGGAGLIGSNLIEELNRQGIDDILVVDHLGNSSKWKNLVGKKYSDYLEKDHFLELAIRSSLFKDYDILFHLGACSSTTETDASYLIQNNFEYTKLLAKESLKNGVRFVYASSAATYGDGANGYDDKGDIEALKPLNMYGYSKHMFDLYAKKHSFLNRITGIKYFNVFGYGEGHKDDMRSVVLKGYEQIKKEGKIKLFKSYRQEYKDGEQKRDFLYAKDAAKITAYLAFGGHGGLYNLGRGVAETWNDLVSAIFETLGLPKNIEYTEMPESLKAKYQYFTCADTTKLLKTGYSEGFTSLKEAVKEYVTLLDQEEGT